In Bacteroides cellulosilyticus, the genomic stretch ATGGGAATGAGAATCTTTGGGCAGGATATATTATGGGTGAAATAAATTTTGGCAAGTATGTTACATTTATACCAGGTGTACGCTACGATTTTTCTCACCTGAAGTACAATGCATACAGTGGCTCTAATGTTCCTGACAATGAAGAAAAAGAACATGAGTTTGAATATGAAAAGAGTAATGACTCCGACAAATATGGATATTGGCTACCACAAATCCATTTGCGTATAAAGCCAACAAACTGGATGGACATCAGGCTGGCATACACTGAAACACTGTCAAGACCTGATTATAACCTGCTTGCTCCACGAACAATCATAAAACCGAATGTGAATGAAGTAACATGGAGCCGTACTAATTTGAAGCCTGCTTTATCTCGGAATTATGATGTTATATTGACGTTCTATCAACCGGATTATGGACTCTTTACTATTAGTGGATTTTATAAAGATATTAAAAACTTTACTTATACTCGCTCTGCCTATATGTTGAATGGTACAGTGACGGATCCTGCTAATTTTGACTTACCTATGAGTTTGTCAGGTGGTAGCATTACCTATCCTTTAAATAGTCCATATAATGCAACGTTGAAGGGGTTGGAATTTGATTTGCAACTGCAATTCCGCAAAATGAAGAACTTCATGAAAGGTGTGGTATTCAGTGCTAATCTTACTCTTATGGACTCTAAAATGAACTACTTTGAAACGTTGAAGTCAAGAATTAAAAATCCGGATTTTACTCCCGGAGGTACTGAGAAGCCATTCCTTCCAACCAACTCTGACATTATATATACAGACCGGTTGTTAAAGCAACCCTCTCTACTATTCAACGTTTCTTTGGGATATGATTACAAGAAATTCTCAGGCAGAATATCTTGCAACTATCAAGACGGAGTGTTGATTGCAGAACAGCATCGCCAAGATGCAGCTGATGTGGAATCTACACGTCCATTCGTGAAATGGGATATGCAGTTGAAATATAGTTTGACCAGACAATTCTCTCTGTATGCTACTTTGTCCAACTTTACACAATCTTCCGATCGTAAACGTCGTGATATAACGAACTATCCGTCCAGAGTTGAATACTATGGTTCGGCTGCATACATTGGCTTTAAATATGATATCTTTAAATAAACATTGTTCCACTAAAACACTAAAGTTATGAAACTATATAAAATATATTCTAGAGCTATAGGATTACTTTTCGCATTGTCACTCTTGTGTGTTGGCTGCGAGAATGAAGATATACTCGATATTAATGATTTGGAAATCTCTCCAAGTAATCCTGAGAGTGTAGTTATTGTAGAACCGGACGATGGTATTACGTCGGTCAACGCTTTAACCAAAGCTATTAATGAAAATGGAGATGCAACATATATATTGCGTCGTGATGGGGTTTACTATATGGAAGGCAAGAATGTCTTCAAACATAATGTTGTAATTAAGGCCGAAAATGGTTCTGGCAAAATGCCTATCATACAACCTATTTGTGACGCGCAAGGAGCTTTAAATGCTGATATGATCCGTTTGGAAGGTAGCGCCACTTTTGAGAATATCTATATCATAGGTAAAGATGCGGCAACTGGTAATCTCATGCAACGTTTATTTCGTATTGACGAATCAAATGTGAGACTGAAATTTGACAATTGTTTTATTGACCATTGCAGGAACTTCTGTATTCGTACTGACAATGTCAATAATAAAATTTATCTGAATAACTCTACCATTCGTAATTTAGCTCTCACAAGTGATCCAGCCAATGGCAGATTGATAGATTCACGTGGAAACGAGCAAGATAGTATTGTTATCAATAATTGCTATGTTTATAATAACACTGCCCATATTGTACGATTTGACAATGTAGTCACAAACTATTTTGGAATTAAGCACAGTACATTCTATAATGTTGGGCACCATATACAAATAAACTATGCTATCAAAGTTGAAATAGAGAACAATATTTTCGCTAATGTAGGGTGGAAATCGAGTGCCGAGAGTGATGTGTTTTGGCAAATTTCAATACCAAAGAAAGATGAACGTGCTCAGGATATTAGTATGAGTGTTTGCAATAACAACTTATTTTTCTCTGAGGAATTTGAAAGACTGTTTGCCAAATACCCGCAGAATTTGAAGCGTACTACACTCTCTGACGATGGCTATCAACTGATAGAGGAAGGTAAACTGACTTTTAAAGATAATTTCTCGGAAGTACTGACTTTTGATTATCCGCCTGTTTTGCCAATGGAATATATTGACAAGTTTTTTGAGAATATGGGAAGTAATATGTCCAAATGGGCAGATCTTCCATTTTATGTTGACGAAGACGGAGTAGAAGGTATTGAAGTAGGAAAGACATTCACATTTCATTATTCAACCTCTTTCAAATCAGCAACAGCTTCCACAACCCAAGGACCTATTGGAGCATCATTTTAAAACTAAAAGAAAATGAAGAATATACTATTTATATTTTTAGCAGTGTTATACTCTGCTTGCATATCGGCTCAAGAAGGAGATAGTAAGAAGGTTAAAGACAGAGTACATCCCTATCTGATAATGACAACAGAAGATGAATCTGTCATCCGTTCTGCTATACAAACAGATGGAGTGTGGAAGGAATATCATGCCATCATGATAGAAGAGGCCGATAATATTCTTGGCAAGCCTAATTGCCAAAGAGTTATTCTTGGCAGAAGATTGCTTGAAGTGTCGCGTGAATGTTTGCGCAGGACGTTACTTTTAGGATATGCCTACAGAATGACTGGTGAAGTGAAATATGCCAAACGGGCAGAAAGTGAATTAGATAATGCCGCAGATTTTGTTGATTGGAATCCATCTCACTTTTTGGATGTAGCTGAAATGACTACAGCTATGGCTATCGGATATGACTGGCTTTACAATTTTATCAGTGATCAGACTAAGCTTAAAATAGAGAAAGCTATAGAAACCAAAGGTTTGAATCCATCATTAGACAGCCAATATAATAGCTGGCTCTATCGAAATAATAATTGGAATCAGGTATGTAATGGAGGAATAACACTTGGTGCCTTGGCTATTTATGATAAAATTCCAACCCTTGCTGATGAGTTGATCAATAGGGCTGTCCAGTCTGTTAAACTACCCATGTCCGTGTATGCACCTGATGGTGCGTATGCCGAAGGCTATTCCTATTGGGGATATGGGACGACTTACAACCTCCTCTTAATTGATGCCTTGGAAAATGTTATGGGAACTGATTATAATCTTTCTCAGGAACCAGGTTTCTTGAATACTGGAAAGTTTATCCAGAATATGCTACTTTCTGATGGCAAATCCTTCAACTATGGAGATTGTTCATCATCTGGTCGCGTAAGTCCTGCTATGTTTTGGTTTGCTAATAGGACTGCTGATAAAGATATTCTTTGGAGTGAGAAATACCAGTTTAGCCTGTCTTCTAAAAAGAGTATTAGGTCCTATCGATATGCTGTATTGGCTTTGATATGGGGCGCTTCTACTTCTATGGATAATCTGCCTAAACCTACTCAAAGAATGTGGGTATCAAGTAAAACAACCACTCCTGTTGCCCTTATGCGGACTACCTGGGATTATCAACATGGATTATCCATTGCACTCAAAGGAGGGACAGCACAATCAGGACACACACATTTGGATGCCGGTTCTTTTATCTTTATCAGTAAGGATACTCGCTGGAGTACGGATTTAGGTCCTCAGGATTACAACTCATTAGAATCCAAAGGTATTGATTTGTGGAATAAGACTCAGGAATCTGATCGTTGGAAAGTGTTTAGATACAATAACCTGGCTCATAATACACTTTCTTTTGACAATAAATATCAAAATGTGAATGGCTATGCAACGATTACAGACTTTTTGGATAATGAAAACTACATGTATGCTATTGCAGACCTTACAAAGATATACGAAGGTCAAGCAAAGGAAGTAAAAAGAGGAGTAGCTATCATTGATTCTCACTATGCCGTTGTTAGGGATGAAGTAAAGACATTGGGACAGCCCACTGTTATTCGCTGGAATATGGTGACGGAAGCTCAACCTGCTATTATAGGAGAACATACAATACAGCTATCCCAGAATGGAGAAAAACTGTTATTGGAGGTGGAATCTCCGGCAAAGGTCAGAATGAAAACTTGGAGTGCGACATCACCCAACAGTTGGGATGCCAAAAATCCGGGTGTGATGTTCGTTGGGTTTGAAGCTGAACTGCGGCCCAATACAACAGAAGTATTACAAGTTAAACTCATACCGGAAGGTAATTTCGATTCCAGCAAAGAAATAATGCCGTTAACTGATTGGAAAAATAACTAATAATAAAATTATATGAAGAAAAAGACATTGATTTTGGCAGGACTAGTAATGGGACTCCTCTTACCATCATGCAGTAATAATAGTAATGATATGATGAGTTCTGTGATAGAAAAAGGATTAAAACGTAGCATTGAACAGTCTGAATTTATGGCTGCCAGTCTGATGGATCAGCCTGACAGGCTTCCAAAGACCACAGAGAAAGATGGAACTCTTGTTACGTCAGATACGCATTGGTGGTGTAGTGGTTTTTTTCCAGGAACTTTATGGATGCTTTATGAAGCTACTGGGAATGAAACGCTGAAAAAATATGCCGAAAGCTATACGATGCGTATTGAAAAGGAGCAATATGCTTTAGATACGCATGATTTAGGTTTTATGATGAACTGTAGTTTTGGAAATGGTTATAAAATAACAGGAAATGAAAACTATAAGAAAATTCTGTTACAAAGTGCCCGGTCATTAGCAACACGCTATAACGAAAATATAGGAGTTATTCGTTCGTGGGATAATAAGCCTAAATGGATGTATCCTGTAATTATTGACAATTTAATGAATTTGGAACTATTAGAAAATGCATATAAATTATCACAGGACTCATTGTTTGATAAAATTGCAAACAGCCATGCTACGGTAACTATAACAAATCATTTTCGCCTGGATTATAGTTCATGCCATGTTGTAGATTATGATACCATAACTAATAAAGCGCTCAAAATGGATACCCATCAAGGATATTCAAGTACTTCGGCATGGGCACGTGGACAAGCGTGGGGATTGTATGGCTATACAATGATGTATAGAGAAACCCAGAACGAAAAATATCTTCAGCAAGCCATTAACATTGCGAAGTTTATCTTGCACCACCCAAACCTTCCGGAAGACAAGATACCTTATTGGGATTTTGATGCACCTAATATTCCGGACGAACCACGGGATGCTTCTGCTGGGGCTATCATAGCATCCGCTCTGTTAGAGTTGGGGCAATATGTCAATGATGATAAGCTTTCTAAAGAATATCAGTCTGTAGCCGCTCAACAACTGAGAACACTCTCGTCAGACGAGTACCTGGCGGATCCCCGGACAAATGGCGGGTTTATTCTTAAGCATTCAGTGGGAAATAAACCCCGAAACAGTGAAGTTGATGCTCCACTTACGTATGCCGATTATTATTATGTAGAAGCGTTACTCAGATATAAGAAACTGTTGCAATAGGTATTTCGGCCAATTATATAAGAATGCGGGTTAGGACGGTTAAGGCAATCTAACCTGCATTTTATTTATAAACAACACTTAACAACTACCATGAAAAAGAAATTGGTTTATTTGTTTTTACTATTATGGGTCTGCTGCAATCAAGTACAGATTGCACGCGCCCAATTTGCTATGACAAACGTATATGGACGGAAATGTGTACTATTAAATGGGAAATGGGATGTAATCATAGACCCTTATCTGCATGGGCATAAAGACTCCATCTATAAGGATAAACCTTTAAAAAGTAAGTCCGATTTCAAAGAATATGCTTTTGAAGGAGGAGTACGGCTTAATGTGCCGGGTGACTGGAATTCTCAATATCCGGAATTAAAATATTATGAAGGTACAGTATGGTACGCAAGGCATTTCAGTATAAAAAGGAGTTCTGACGAAAATGTATTTCTATATTTCGGGGCAGTAAATTACCAATGCACTGTATATCTGAATGGAACCAAAGTGGGGGGACATGAAGGAGGATTTACTCCATTTCAGATAAATATAACAGACCGCATTGTTTCTGGAGACAATTTTCTTGTATTGGAGGTTAATAACTATAGAAATAAAGATGCGATACCTGCTTTACTCTATGACTGGTGGAACTATGGTGGCATAACTCGGGATGTTATGATTGTGAAAACTCCCCAACTCTATATTGACCATTATTTTATACAGTTAGACAAATATAAGCCGGATCTGGTTCATGTCAAAGTACAACTTTCTGAAAAGCGTGTAAATGAAAATATCCGAATTACTATTCCCGCTTTAAATGTACTTCGACAGTTGAGCACAGATAGCACAGGTATGGCGCAGGCCTCCATAAAAGTTAAGCAGTTACAACGTTGGTCACCGCAAACGCCTCAGCTATATCTGGTTCAACTGGCTACTCGCAACGATACTATTAAAGAGGAACTCGGATTTAGAAATCTTTATGTCAAAGGGAAACAAATTTATCTGAATGGTAGTCCTGTTTTTATGAAGGGTATCAGTTTTCATGAAGAAATAGCTCAAAGACAAGGTAGAGCTTTCTCTCAGCAAGACGCAGTAGCTCTGTTATCCGAAGCAAAGGCATTGGGAGCTAATTTGATACGACTGGCACATTATCCTCAAAATGAGTACATCGTAAGATTGGCTGAAAAAATGGGTTTCATGCTTTGGGAAGAAATACCACTTTGGCAAAATATAGATTTCACTAGTAAAGTAACTCTGCAGAAAGCATTGACTATGCATTCTGAAATGATAATGAGAGATAGAAACAGATGTGCTTTGACATTTTGGGGAATTGCTAATGAAACCAGTCCCTCCAAGTCGCGCAACAGTTTTCTAAAAGAAATTATAAATAATTGTCAAAAGATAGATACCACCCGTTTACTTACTGCTGCTTTTGATAAGGTGAAGTGGAATGGTGATACCCAAACATTTGAGTTGGAGGATACACTTACAGAATATCTGGACGTTATATCTATCAATAAATACATGGGGTGGTATCATCCGTGGCCAATTAAGCCATCTGAAATTAGCTGGAATATCTGTCCTGATAAACCGCTTTTTATTTCCGAATTTGGCGGAGAAGCATTATATGGCCAGTCTGGAGATGCTACAGTAGCGAGTTCTTGGAGTGAAGAATATCAGGAACAGCTGTATAAGGACAATTTAGAAATGTTTATCTCTATTCCTAATTTGACAGGTATAGCCCCTTGGATTTTGTTTGATTTTCGTTCTCCCTATCGTTTTCACCCGCTCAATCAAAATGGTTGGAATCGAAAAGGGTTAATCTCAGATCAAGGATATCGCAAAAAAGCATGGTATGTAATAAATGAATTCTATAAAAACATTAACTTTTAAGTATCTCACAATGAATATTCATATACTTTCTTTACTGGGCGTTGCAACTATTACACAAGTATCAATTGCGACGGCACAGACTGCGCCTAAGGTCAATATTTTATTTTGTGTAGCTGATGATGCAGGTCATATGAGTGCTTATGGGGTTCCATGGATAAATACACCTGCATTTGATACTGTAGCTCGTAATGGGCTTTTATTTAATAATATGTATACATGTAATGCCAAATCCGCACCCTCACGTGCTGCTATGATTACAGGTAGAAATTCATGGCAGTTGGAAGAAGCCTGTAATCATTGGCCGAACTTTCCTGAGAAATTTAAATCCTATCCGGAAGCTTTAGCTGATAATGGATATTATGTAGGCTGCACGGGAAAGGGTTGGGGACCTGGATATGCTGTCAATTCAAGAGGTGAGAACCGAAATCTTACCGGGCAGGTATGGAACAAACGTAAACTTACGCCTCCAACTACGGGGATTTCTGATTGTGATTATGCAGCCAATTTTAACGATTTTCTAAAGAGTTGGGACAAGTCTAAGCCATTTTGTTTTTGGTATGGAGCACTTGAACCGCACCGTGGCTATGAATATGAATCTTCTAAGCGCTTTGGAAAGAATATCAATGATATTGATTCTGTACCATCCTATTGGCCAGACAATGAGATTGTGAGAAGAGATATGCTGGATTATGCAGTGGAAGTAGAGCATTTTGATAAACATTTAGGTCTGATACTTCAGTCTTTAGAGGAAATAGGCGAACTTGACAACACTGTTATAATTGTTACTTCTGATCATAATATGCCTTTTCCACGTTGTAAAGGACAGGAGTATTATAACTCCAATCACATCCCAATGGCAGTCATGTGGAAGAATGGGATAAGACATCCGGGAAGACAGATTAATGAATACATCAGTGTCATAGATTTGGCACCTACTATTTTGAAAATAGCAGGTATAAGTGAGATGCAATCAGGGATGCAAGCTATCACTGGAAGAGACTTTGTTGACTTGCTGAAAGATGAAAACACAGGGATAGACCGCAATTACGTAATGATCGGTAAAGAACGGCATGATGTAGGTCGCCCCAATGATCAGGGATATCCTATCCGTGGGTTGATCAGAGGAGACTTCCTTTACCTTAAAAACTTTAAACCTGAACGCTGGCCTGCAGGTGATCCTGAAACAGGTTATATGAATGTGGACGGTAGCCCTACTAAAACTGAGATTCTGAAAGCCCGTCATAATCCCAAAACAAAATATTTATGGCAACTGTCTTTTGGGAAACGGGAAGCGGAGGAATTATATAATATAAAAAAGGATCCTAATTGCATGGTCAATTTGATTCAAAAGAAGGAATATGCTTGCATAAAAGATAGAATGGAAGAAGAAATGACCAGACGATTATTGGATCAAAAAGATCCGCGAATGTATAATAAGGGGGATATCTTTGATAAATATCCGGACACCAGCGAAGCCCATGACTTTTGGCACAGGATAAGGAACGGAGAACGAGTACCGGCAGATTGGATTAATATTTCTGATTTTGAAAAAGACTTTCCGCAATAAGAGTTTTTCTTGTAAAAAAGAAAATAAAAGAGTATCTATATGATATTTCATCCGCAGATGACACAGATTTATAATAGCAAATAATTGCTATATCTGAAGAATATCTGCGGATGTCAAACTGGTAATTCTGTTCCTATACCTTTTTCTGAATAGAATATTGTTTCGGAGTCATACCAAACTCTTTCTTAAAGCTTTGTCCGAAATAGCGTTGATCTGAATATCCAACCATATAACATATTTCTGAGACAGGATGAGAAGTTTGTTTTAACAGCTCTGCGGCCCGTCGCATGCGTCTTTTTCTGATTAAATCACTTGGTGACAAATTTGTGATTTCCATAGCTCTTCGATATAAGGTAGAACGGCTTATATTTAATAAACTAGCCAATTTATCAATATTAAACTCAATATCTGCTATGTTATCTTCTATAACGTTGATGATATTAGCAACGAATTTGTCGTCATCTGATGTGATAAGTACTTCTTTAGGGTCTATAATCAACTCTTTCCGAATGTTCTCTTTGATTGCCGTACGTACATCAAGTAGCTGTCTTATTCTTGCATCCAGGCTAGCTACATTGAACGGTTTTGCAATAAACACATCAGCCCCTGCTTCATATACCTTCTGCTCCGTTATTTCAGAGGAAAGTGAGGACATGAAAATGACGGGTATTGCTGATAATATCTGGTATTCTTTCATTTTGCGACATAACTCAAATTTATAGTCGTCTTCTTTCACCACATCAAAGATAACTAGAGAAGGTATTTTGTCGAGCATGTGCTTTATGTCGGTAGCAGCTGTGTTTAGTGATACGTTAAACTTATTTTGGAAAACAGATTTAATGAAGAGGTCTATGTCTTTGTCTCCCTCATACAGATAAATCACTGGCAAAGTTTTATCCGAATCAATATTCAATTCATCCACAGTTCTATCTTTTTGAACAGTTACAGGTAATAACAGCGATACAGATTGTGCTTTATCCAATGTTTTCATTTCTCTTGCACTGTAATGAGAATCGCCTAATAGCAAGTCGAAAGTATATTCCCTCATCCGGTTTCCTTCGATATTACGTATGGATAGTTCGCTATGATGCACTTTTAGATAATCGTATGCAATTAAAAAGCGAGTGTTTAACTCTTGTACATTAGACTCTCCTTCTCCACTTCGCGATGCAATAATACTTACGTTCAGCCTGTAATCATGGGAGTCAAGCATATATTTCACCTCAACCCTACCATTATCTATTATATAGGAAATAGCATCTTCCATAATATTATATAGAGCTACTTCTATCTTAGTTATGTCTATGATAGTTGTAACAGAAGTCACGTTTCCTTCTATTGAATAAGTTATATGTTTGGCGGCAAACTCATCTAGAAATAAATTGCAAATTCCTTGGATAACAGGAATAATATCCACTTTTGATAACTGTACATCATATTCCCCCAAGGATACTTTTTTGAACTCCATCAACTTCGATACTTGTTCCGACAATTTGAATACATTGCCTGACATCGTATGTAGCATACGCTTAACATCTGTATGTGTCAACTGGTCATAATTTTTCAGTAAATATTGCAGAGGCGCATAAATCAGAGTTAAGGGTACCTTAAAACCATATGACAAACGAGTGTAATAGTCTAATTTCCACTTAGACAATGCATCCTTGTGTCGCAATTTAGAACCTAAATTAAAGTTTCGGACAACTAATAGTAAAATGCCTGCAACTATGGTTACATATAAGGAGTAGGCCCACCAAGTTCTCCATGGTGCCTTTTCTACCACAATCTCAATAGTCCGTATATTGTCCATCCAGATACCCGAAGCATTAGTTGATTTTACTTTAAAAGTGTATGTGCCGGGAGTTAAATTGGAATAAGAAGCGTTATTTCTTGATGCGTCTGTAATAATCCAGTCTTTATCAAAGTCCTCTAACATATAGGCATACTCTATTTTTAGCGGATCTTTATAATAGAGAGAGCTGAAAGACAAGGAAAATTGAGTATCTTTATACGATAGCACTAACTTGCCCGAATTATTAATCTCGTGCAAGCGATTTTTCTTCTCATCGGAAAAATTCTCTTTATTCAGAAGTTTTATGCCGGATATATAGACATTATGCGGATAAGTGTCTGGTGTCAATTGAGTAGGATTAAAAAAGTTGAGTCCATTTACTCCTCCTATGAATATTTCTCCATTGCGGTTGACGCATGTTCCCAAAATATACCATGTCTTTACAATATCTTGATTTACATTCAATTCATAATACACAATCAAATCTTCTAGATTGATCTTATAAATACCGTGTAAACTAACCGCCCATACATTCTCCATATTATCCTGTATAATAGCCCCAATATAGGAACTCTTTCTTGAATATGGGAATTCTAATCTGGTAAACTTATCTTGCTCAATGTTGTATCTATATAATCCGTTTGCTGTTCCGGCCCATATTCTTTTTTGATGGTCTATATATATTGCCGTTATCCACGATCCACCAAACATATTTCTAGGGTATAATTTCGTACTTATAACTTTCAAATCATCGTCCAGTTGTAGGCGATATAACCCATCATTGTCTGATGAAAGCCAAATGTTTCCATTGCTGTCCCTACAAATGGCTCTGTGTTTGCCTTTCACCTTTTCTGGATAGTCTAATCTGGTGAATTTGCCGGTTGAAGCATTGATGCTACCAACCCCACCTTCGGAGAATGCTAACCAGATATTATTGTAATAGTCCTTAAATATGGAACGTACATATCGCATTCCATATTGCTCTAATGCAACATTCAGTGATTGATCGTCATAAAAAAGGCATCTTCCCGAATCGAAAAATTTGATTGCGTTTTTTGTGCTGATCAAGAAGGTTTGATCTTTGAATTTGGTGATGCACTGTATTTTGTTGCCAGCCATTATGTCATTTGTATTTCTCCGGTCAACATATTGCGTAATAGTATAGTCATTTTTATTGTTCCATTTTATTTTATTAATTCCATTGGATGTGGCCAACCATAAATAATCATCGTCACAGTATATGGAAGAAATAATATTGCTGGATGGAACATTCTTTCCATTTTTACTATGCTTGATGGCATGAAAGTTGGAGGACTCATCATTGTATAAATATACTCCCTCTAATGTACATATCCAAATTCTGGATTTCTTGTCTTTATAAATTTTATTAATAGTGTTTTTCAGTTCGCTATCTCCTGATTTATCTATTAATAATTTATTTTTCAAGACTGCCTTTCCGCTATGGTCATATTCGTATATGGAAATACCATATCCCCTGGTTCCCACCCACACTTGATTTGCGTATTCGAAGAAGGAGATAACTTCATGATTATAGGCAATATGCTTAAATCCTGATATTCCCACAGAATCCAAAGTATCTATGTTACTATATAATATTTCTTCGCCACGGCATATCCATAGTTTATTACGGCTATCAATAAATAATTGAACAATTTTGTCTCCACTATATAAAGTGTTGGTCTTCGTTTTACCGTCATTTTCAATATGAATGATCACCAAACCGGATTCCGTGCCCAATAAGACTTCTTGATTTCTATAAATCACCATAGAGGTAATATGATTATTCAGTGATTCCTTATATATGGTTATTTTGTGGATGAAATTCCAGTTATAGTCAAAGAGGAAAACCTCTCTGTCTGTAGCTACAACTTGATAATCGCTGTTACACTGATAAGCTATAATATTTTTGGATTTCAACAATGGAGAACAAAGGTCACATTGGTTATTTATATAGTTGTAGGCATAAAGTCCTTCATTGGTTCCTATATACAATGTTGTTTTTCTGTGGCTTAAGAAATTAACATAACGGTCGCTTATCATTGAATGAATTAATGGCTGAAGAGAATAACCATCAAAAAGAAAAACGCCGTTATCCAAA encodes the following:
- a CDS encoding helix-turn-helix domain-containing protein yields the protein MKHISKVILVLLCILLSYPFYGMAQNIKSFDFKGNFFYNTITSIEQDTLGFMWLGLDNGVFLFDGYSLQPLIHSMISDRYVNFLSHRKTTLYIGTNEGLYAYNYINNQCDLCSPLLKSKNIIAYQCNSDYQVVATDREVFLFDYNWNFIHKITIYKESLNNHITSMVIYRNQEVLLGTESGLVIIHIENDGKTKTNTLYSGDKIVQLFIDSRNKLWICRGEEILYSNIDTLDSVGISGFKHIAYNHEVISFFEYANQVWVGTRGYGISIYEYDHSGKAVLKNKLLIDKSGDSELKNTINKIYKDKKSRIWICTLEGVYLYNDESSNFHAIKHSKNGKNVPSSNIISSIYCDDDYLWLATSNGINKIKWNNKNDYTITQYVDRRNTNDIMAGNKIQCITKFKDQTFLISTKNAIKFFDSGRCLFYDDQSLNVALEQYGMRYVRSIFKDYYNNIWLAFSEGGVGSINASTGKFTRLDYPEKVKGKHRAICRDSNGNIWLSSDNDGLYRLQLDDDLKVISTKLYPRNMFGGSWITAIYIDHQKRIWAGTANGLYRYNIEQDKFTRLEFPYSRKSSYIGAIIQDNMENVWAVSLHGIYKINLEDLIVYYELNVNQDIVKTWYILGTCVNRNGEIFIGGVNGLNFFNPTQLTPDTYPHNVYISGIKLLNKENFSDEKKNRLHEINNSGKLVLSYKDTQFSLSFSSLYYKDPLKIEYAYMLEDFDKDWIITDASRNNASYSNLTPGTYTFKVKSTNASGIWMDNIRTIEIVVEKAPWRTWWAYSLYVTIVAGILLLVVRNFNLGSKLRHKDALSKWKLDYYTRLSYGFKVPLTLIYAPLQYLLKNYDQLTHTDVKRMLHTMSGNVFKLSEQVSKLMEFKKVSLGEYDVQLSKVDIIPVIQGICNLFLDEFAAKHITYSIEGNVTSVTTIIDITKIEVALYNIMEDAISYIIDNGRVEVKYMLDSHDYRLNVSIIASRSGEGESNVQELNTRFLIAYDYLKVHHSELSIRNIEGNRMREYTFDLLLGDSHYSAREMKTLDKAQSVSLLLPVTVQKDRTVDELNIDSDKTLPVIYLYEGDKDIDLFIKSVFQNKFNVSLNTAATDIKHMLDKIPSLVIFDVVKEDDYKFELCRKMKEYQILSAIPVIFMSSLSSEITEQKVYEAGADVFIAKPFNVASLDARIRQLLDVRTAIKENIRKELIIDPKEVLITSDDDKFVANIINVIEDNIADIEFNIDKLASLLNISRSTLYRRAMEITNLSPSDLIRKRRMRRAAELLKQTSHPVSEICYMVGYSDQRYFGQSFKKEFGMTPKQYSIQKKV